The following coding sequences lie in one Fuerstiella sp. genomic window:
- a CDS encoding c-type cytochrome, with amino-acid sequence MLTLINRMFFTLTTAAVLTAAGCSDGGNSTFVYGPGTRSLMREAQEGFGGDLPGVKQHLDVRFGNPQQVRFWSKLPLNAGGLFGSVAAPPESGAIKQLQLRFDEPPEAFDDSAHLLQFVTGAAATSQDLPEVVTVVSWDPKTGTALLDDKMATAPAEGDRVILDGGTVLRSGRALYQRHCSHCHGTSGDGAGPTAEYLTPRPRDYRNGVFKFTSTQGPEKASRDDLERILRNGIPGTYMPSFVPMLSEVELDHVVEYIRFLAMRGEFERRLVSELSSDYSRDAVSSRTDGGETRKEIVDSLKDVLGEEINDALEFVGDSVADAWEAAESEDVAVIPSIPRVPDTIESRRIGRELFLSKEVACADCHGISGQGNGPQSTVFEKNPVTEELYNEPGLHDIWDNLNQPRNLTYGIYRGGRRPIDLFRRVHAGIKGTRMPSFKNLEQEKIWHLVNYVLSVPFEVDPGRAAPAE; translated from the coding sequence ATGTTGACGTTGATCAACAGAATGTTCTTCACACTGACCACGGCGGCAGTTCTAACGGCCGCCGGTTGCTCAGACGGGGGGAATTCAACCTTCGTTTACGGACCGGGAACACGGTCCCTGATGCGGGAAGCCCAGGAGGGTTTCGGCGGTGACCTTCCAGGTGTCAAACAGCACCTCGACGTACGGTTTGGCAATCCGCAGCAGGTACGTTTCTGGTCAAAGCTGCCGCTCAACGCGGGTGGTCTGTTTGGTTCCGTAGCAGCCCCTCCCGAGTCAGGTGCGATCAAACAACTCCAACTACGGTTTGACGAACCTCCGGAAGCATTCGATGACAGTGCGCATCTGCTGCAGTTCGTAACCGGAGCAGCAGCAACATCACAAGACCTGCCCGAAGTCGTAACCGTAGTCAGCTGGGATCCGAAAACCGGCACGGCGTTGCTGGATGACAAAATGGCAACCGCGCCGGCAGAAGGTGATCGGGTCATTCTGGACGGCGGAACCGTTCTAAGAAGCGGCCGGGCGCTTTACCAGCGTCATTGTTCTCACTGTCACGGTACCAGCGGCGACGGCGCAGGACCGACAGCCGAGTATCTCACCCCCAGGCCTCGCGACTATCGTAACGGCGTGTTCAAATTCACATCCACTCAGGGTCCGGAGAAGGCGTCTCGGGATGACCTGGAACGGATCCTTCGCAACGGAATTCCAGGCACCTATATGCCGTCGTTCGTTCCTATGCTGAGCGAAGTCGAGCTGGATCACGTGGTGGAATATATTCGTTTTCTGGCAATGCGTGGTGAATTCGAACGACGTCTTGTCAGTGAACTGTCCAGTGATTACTCCAGGGATGCGGTCAGCAGCCGTACAGATGGTGGCGAAACCCGGAAGGAGATTGTGGACAGTCTGAAAGACGTTCTGGGTGAGGAGATCAATGATGCACTGGAATTCGTGGGTGACAGTGTTGCAGACGCCTGGGAAGCAGCAGAATCAGAAGATGTGGCTGTGATCCCCTCAATTCCCCGGGTTCCCGACACTATCGAATCCCGGCGTATCGGACGGGAGCTTTTTCTGAGCAAAGAAGTTGCCTGTGCGGACTGCCACGGAATCAGTGGCCAGGGAAATGGGCCTCAATCAACCGTCTTCGAAAAGAACCCGGTGACCGAAGAATTGTATAACGAACCGGGACTGCATGATATCTGGGACAATCTGAATCAGCCCCGGAATCTGACCTACGGAATCTATCGCGGAGGCCGGCGGCCGATTGACCTGTTTCGACGCGTGCATGCCGGCATCAAAGGAACCCGTATGCCGTCATTCAAGAATCTGGAGCAGGAGAAGATCTGGCATCTGGTGAATTACGTATTGAGTGTGCCCTTTGAAGTCGACCCAGGTCGAGCGGCACCAGCTGAGTAA
- a CDS encoding cytochrome c oxidase subunit II, with protein sequence MATSGVIIVKKFWAIFFFFWPVVAIVFCWVAPSRNWWFPSDPMTPLGEEIDGLFYLILGIVAITFVLTQFALGWVLWKSATQSEDKPAEFSHGNHSLELIWTIVPAFILVFIALYQMDVWMKFRVEAKFPDEAKASPLVEVTARQFEWRMRYPAPGKQLQNTPQPDDLYTVNEMHVPAGRPVRFLLRSQDVQHAFFAPELRVKQDAVPGLIIPMWFDIPLPNEYELLCAELCGWGHYKMRAMIYAEPEHVYNEYIETLHQEQNFDGVVPDVEESDE encoded by the coding sequence ATGGCGACCTCTGGAGTCATCATTGTGAAGAAATTCTGGGCAATATTTTTCTTTTTCTGGCCGGTGGTCGCCATCGTTTTCTGCTGGGTTGCGCCCAGTCGCAACTGGTGGTTTCCCAGTGATCCGATGACTCCACTGGGTGAAGAAATCGACGGTCTGTTTTATCTGATTCTGGGTATTGTCGCGATCACTTTTGTGTTGACTCAGTTTGCTCTTGGCTGGGTGCTGTGGAAGTCGGCCACACAGTCCGAAGACAAACCTGCGGAATTCAGTCATGGCAATCACAGTCTGGAATTGATCTGGACGATCGTTCCGGCATTTATCCTCGTTTTCATCGCGCTGTACCAAATGGACGTGTGGATGAAATTCCGCGTGGAGGCAAAGTTTCCTGATGAAGCCAAAGCGTCGCCGCTTGTTGAGGTAACTGCCCGTCAGTTTGAATGGCGAATGCGTTATCCTGCTCCCGGTAAACAGCTACAAAACACGCCACAACCGGACGACCTGTACACTGTCAACGAAATGCATGTACCGGCGGGACGCCCCGTCCGTTTTCTACTCCGCAGTCAGGATGTGCAGCATGCGTTTTTTGCACCTGAACTGCGAGTAAAACAGGACGCAGTCCCCGGTCTGATCATCCCGATGTGGTTCGATATTCCACTTCCCAATGAGTATGAATTGCTGTGTGCGGAACTGTGTGGCTGGGGCCATTACAAAATGCGGGCCATGATCTACGCCGAACCGGAACACGTTTACAACGAATATATTGAGACAC